A window of Pseudocalidococcus azoricus BACA0444 contains these coding sequences:
- a CDS encoding P-type ATPase, with protein MDYQVLHHSPGRLRLHIHRLRHDRAYGQTVENLVLALPIVLGARLNRLAASLVVHYYTPGLAPGHAETLVAKCLDQADITHPLVPTEPFPTPSATAIRDWEAEVEAERPPESDWERLGFPLMSLTLALLAAPGEIPPLVVGIAVLAGAWPWFQRTQTRWATEQSVSVDLLDTLWLGLHTLNGEFIAPALKTSLTSARADLRDHGQEFSPYPSFLLNPEQLLTIERNQEHIELTTVELQLGDRLWIEAGQIIPVDGPIVAGAGMLGLVHQGQTLTTISVAPGQFVYAGSQLLSGQIQVTTTRIGWQTRIGLVTELRQAEPVYDSQLAQAQAQFAHQAVLPTLVLSGCVLAATGNLAPALAPLQLDFGSGIQLSLRTVFLSALIAAAQAGVYIPSAASLECLAHLEVLVVDQRGLALTPLEMRELEHLAAHNGLQLFTITGLADLDSLMALDQTRGIGVITGPGQAFDYSPDWLRIFWGSHTIHPQEPEIVILEPTVRKLHWAITIAHQALARAYQNTTLISLPNLIIVAAGVMTGLSPVVNVLTNNATAFLVEFLPQPPFLPPPARTSLLPLPGPGTVAQNLPEHKKKVKLS; from the coding sequence ATGGATTATCAGGTTCTTCACCATAGCCCCGGCCGACTTCGACTCCATATTCACCGATTACGGCACGATCGGGCCTATGGGCAAACCGTAGAGAATCTGGTGTTGGCCTTACCCATAGTCCTAGGAGCGAGGTTAAATCGGTTGGCTGCATCGTTAGTGGTTCATTACTACACCCCAGGCCTGGCCCCCGGCCATGCAGAAACCCTTGTGGCCAAATGCCTAGACCAAGCGGACATCACCCATCCCCTAGTTCCCACAGAACCCTTTCCCACCCCCAGTGCCACTGCCATTCGGGATTGGGAAGCCGAAGTTGAAGCTGAACGCCCTCCAGAATCCGATTGGGAACGGTTGGGATTTCCCTTGATGAGCTTGACCTTGGCCCTGTTAGCGGCTCCTGGGGAGATTCCCCCCCTAGTGGTCGGTATTGCGGTTTTGGCCGGGGCCTGGCCGTGGTTCCAACGGACGCAAACGCGGTGGGCAACAGAACAGTCGGTTTCCGTGGACTTGTTGGATACCCTCTGGCTGGGCTTGCATACCTTAAATGGAGAATTTATTGCACCTGCATTGAAGACTTCCCTCACCTCTGCCCGAGCAGACTTACGCGATCACGGCCAGGAATTTAGCCCCTACCCTAGTTTTTTATTAAATCCCGAGCAACTTCTCACCATCGAGCGCAACCAAGAACATATTGAGTTAACGACTGTGGAACTTCAGCTAGGAGATCGGCTTTGGATTGAAGCTGGACAAATTATCCCCGTGGATGGGCCAATTGTGGCTGGGGCGGGAATGTTGGGTCTTGTCCATCAGGGACAAACTCTCACTACCATTTCTGTAGCACCAGGGCAATTTGTCTATGCCGGTTCGCAACTTTTGAGTGGGCAAATCCAAGTAACCACAACTCGCATCGGCTGGCAAACTCGCATTGGCCTGGTGACAGAACTCCGCCAAGCCGAGCCTGTTTACGATAGCCAGCTAGCCCAGGCCCAGGCCCAATTTGCCCATCAAGCCGTATTGCCGACCTTGGTCTTATCCGGATGTGTATTAGCGGCAACTGGCAATTTAGCCCCAGCTTTAGCCCCCTTACAACTGGATTTTGGCAGTGGGATTCAACTCTCCCTACGAACAGTCTTTTTATCGGCCCTGATTGCGGCGGCCCAGGCCGGGGTCTATATTCCCAGTGCTGCAAGTTTAGAATGCCTGGCCCATCTGGAGGTTTTAGTCGTGGATCAACGGGGCCTGGCCTTAACACCTCTGGAAATGAGGGAATTAGAGCACCTCGCCGCCCATAATGGCTTACAACTCTTCACCATCACCGGCCTGGCAGATCTGGACTCGCTCATGGCCTTAGATCAGACTAGGGGCATTGGAGTCATAACAGGGCCTGGGCAAGCCTTCGACTATTCACCTGATTGGTTAAGAATCTTCTGGGGTAGTCACACCATCCATCCCCAAGAACCAGAGATTGTTATTCTTGAGCCTACGGTGAGAAAACTACACTGGGCGATAACAATTGCTCACCAGGCCCTAGCTCGCGCCTATCAAAATACCACTTTAATTTCTCTACCCAATCTAATTATAGTGGCCGCAGGAGTCATGACCGGGTTATCACCTGTTGTGAATGTTCTCACCAACAATGCCACGGCTTTTCTGGTGGAGTTTCTACCACAACCTCCCTTTTTGCCACCACCTGCAAGGACATCTCTCCTGCCATTACCTGGGCCAGGTACAGTTGCTCAGAATTTGCCCGAACATAAGAAAAAGGTTAAATTATCGTAA